The Montipora foliosa isolate CH-2021 chromosome 1, ASM3666993v2, whole genome shotgun sequence genome has a window encoding:
- the LOC137997907 gene encoding uncharacterized protein isoform X3 — protein MKNDSQGNSQPLSQGEIAQEKNIAKGIIPQSAELQSRSDVALSKSSSGTKATTSAMTPAFSQEKTQQSPASNGFHYSPGLSATSNLSQLAELAANKSAINQIPTNSAQPSIQPHMLGGQTRFVIPSQGLPSSLFGTYTSGPMVHYHGFSSANPSHVPSPFVKGSIIQLTTGDLKRVEDLTTEDFVNSIKLYPEHKLDTSTVVKIDDGTDAAYAHITFTVNSSKKQVTLNCPVEHPFFVYGQGWTSCKPDQSQTKYNLNCQLLKVGDVCIFLSPSTVGVSLTSGPPPQLVAAQPGVMSVPVKSTASASSSTQSSSSVTVSYAQALPGMAALPGHLPGVISTSPLPHGIPGFPPPPQGKLGASSNRDHSQTLHPAQVAVYTTDSKPLDPQHSATAAVPGGFSLPGPPYYQPLPGTIMTTVPPGQTFVQGTVLPPGSVGNGLLVAAVGFVPGRPPQFVQPGMIYGSPGMEMPPKTGDKKTEEYPQKGRTDTPPESSQPDAKRAKTETEVK, from the exons atgaaaa ACGACAGTCAAGGAAATTCTCAGCCTCTTTCACAGGGCGAAATAGCTCAGGAGAAGAACATTGCAAAAGGCATCATTCCTCAAAGTGCAG AATTACAATCAAGAAGTGATGTTGCCTTAAGTAAGAGCAGTTCTGGAACAAAAGCTACTACCTCTGCAATGACACCAGCATTTTCGCAAGAGAAAACCCAACAAAGTCCAGCATCAAATGGTTTTCATTACTCGCCAGGACTCTCTGCCACCAGTAATCTTTCCCAGCTGGCTGAATTAGCAGCCAACAAGTCGGCAATAAATCAAATACCAACAAACAGTGCTCAGCCGTCAATTCAGCCACACATGCTTGGAGGCCAGACAAGATTTGTCATTCCGAGTCAGGGATTACCGTCTAGCTTGTTTGGGACTTATACATCCGGGCCCATGGTTCATTACCATGGGTTTTCTTCAGCAAATCCATCTCATGTTCCTTCACCGTTTGTTAAGGGATCCATCATTCAACTAACCACTGGAGATTTGAAAAGAGTTGAAGATCTCACAACAGAGGATTTTGTAAACAGCATAAAACTGTATCCAGAGCATAAGTTGGATACCAGTACTGTGGTTAAAATAGACGATGGTACGGATGCAGCATATGCTCACATAACCTTCACCGTTAACAGCTCTAAAAAACAG GTTACTCTAAACTGTCCTGTTGAACACCCTTTCTTTGTTTATGGCCAAGGATGGACATCCTGCAAGCCTGACCAATCACAAACAAAGTACAATCTAAACTGTCAGCTCCTCAAGGTGGGTGATGTGTGCATCTTCTTATCGCCTTCCACTGTTGGTGTTTCATTGACAAGTGGGCCACCACCTCAGCTTGTTGCTGCTCAACCTGGGGTTATGTCTGTTCCAGTCAAGTCTACGGCATCTGCAAGCTCCTCAACTCAATCTTCAAGCTCAGTCACAGTGTCTTATGCGCAGGCACTGCCTGGAATGGCTGCTTTGCCAGGACACTTACCTGGTGTAATTTCAACATCGCCATTACCACATGGCATTCCTGGATTTCCACCACCACCCCAAGGAAAATTGGGTGCTTCAAGTAACAGGGACCACTCTCAAACACTACATCCTGCTCAGGTTGCAGTCTACACTACTGACAGCAAACCACTGGATCCCCAACATTCTGCAACAGCAGCTGTCCCAGGGGGATTTTCATTACCTGGTCCACCTTATTACCAGCCACTTCCAGGAACCATTATGACCACAGTCCCACCAGGACAGACTTTTGTACAGGGAACAGTTTTGCCACCGGGCTCTGTTGGTAATGGCTTACTGGTTGCTGCTGTTGGGTTTGTGCCAGGTAGACCACCTCAGTTTGTTCAGCCAGGAATGATATATGGTTCACCTGGAATGGAAATGCCACCAAAAACAGGCGATAAAAAAACTGAGGAGTATCCACAGAAAGGGAGAACGGACACACCACCTGAATCATCACAGCCAGATGCCAAGAGAGCAAAAACAGAGACAGAAGTGAAATAG
- the LOC137997907 gene encoding uncharacterized protein isoform X1, which produces MSSNTTAGEEKSAAYEDVVASSSMTALSHQPSDCSSQGTNSQENVLLCSESLVSSTPSDDSQGNSQPLSQGEIAQEKNIAKGIIPQSAELQSRSDVALSKSSSGTKATTSAMTPAFSQEKTQQSPASNGFHYSPGLSATSNLSQLAELAANKSAINQIPTNSAQPSIQPHMLGGQTRFVIPSQGLPSSLFGTYTSGPMVHYHGFSSANPSHVPSPFVKGSIIQLTTGDLKRVEDLTTEDFVNSIKLYPEHKLDTSTVVKIDDGTDAAYAHITFTVNSSKKQVTLNCPVEHPFFVYGQGWTSCKPDQSQTKYNLNCQLLKVGDVCIFLSPSTVGVSLTSGPPPQLVAAQPGVMSVPVKSTASASSSTQSSSSVTVSYAQALPGMAALPGHLPGVISTSPLPHGIPGFPPPPQGKLGASSNRDHSQTLHPAQVAVYTTDSKPLDPQHSATAAVPGGFSLPGPPYYQPLPGTIMTTVPPGQTFVQGTVLPPGSVGNGLLVAAVGFVPGRPPQFVQPGMIYGSPGMEMPPKTGDKKTEEYPQKGRTDTPPESSQPDAKRAKTETEVK; this is translated from the exons atgtCGAGTAACACCACGGCTGGCGAGGAAAAATCAGCTGCTTATGAAGATGTTGTTGCATCGTCGTCCATGACGGCATTGTCACATCAGCCTTCAGATTGTTCATCACAAGGGACAAACTCACAAG AGAATGTGCTTCTTTGCTCTGAGTCTTTGGTGTCCTCTACTCCTTCAGACGACAGTCAAGGAAATTCTCAGCCTCTTTCACAGGGCGAAATAGCTCAGGAGAAGAACATTGCAAAAGGCATCATTCCTCAAAGTGCAG AATTACAATCAAGAAGTGATGTTGCCTTAAGTAAGAGCAGTTCTGGAACAAAAGCTACTACCTCTGCAATGACACCAGCATTTTCGCAAGAGAAAACCCAACAAAGTCCAGCATCAAATGGTTTTCATTACTCGCCAGGACTCTCTGCCACCAGTAATCTTTCCCAGCTGGCTGAATTAGCAGCCAACAAGTCGGCAATAAATCAAATACCAACAAACAGTGCTCAGCCGTCAATTCAGCCACACATGCTTGGAGGCCAGACAAGATTTGTCATTCCGAGTCAGGGATTACCGTCTAGCTTGTTTGGGACTTATACATCCGGGCCCATGGTTCATTACCATGGGTTTTCTTCAGCAAATCCATCTCATGTTCCTTCACCGTTTGTTAAGGGATCCATCATTCAACTAACCACTGGAGATTTGAAAAGAGTTGAAGATCTCACAACAGAGGATTTTGTAAACAGCATAAAACTGTATCCAGAGCATAAGTTGGATACCAGTACTGTGGTTAAAATAGACGATGGTACGGATGCAGCATATGCTCACATAACCTTCACCGTTAACAGCTCTAAAAAACAG GTTACTCTAAACTGTCCTGTTGAACACCCTTTCTTTGTTTATGGCCAAGGATGGACATCCTGCAAGCCTGACCAATCACAAACAAAGTACAATCTAAACTGTCAGCTCCTCAAGGTGGGTGATGTGTGCATCTTCTTATCGCCTTCCACTGTTGGTGTTTCATTGACAAGTGGGCCACCACCTCAGCTTGTTGCTGCTCAACCTGGGGTTATGTCTGTTCCAGTCAAGTCTACGGCATCTGCAAGCTCCTCAACTCAATCTTCAAGCTCAGTCACAGTGTCTTATGCGCAGGCACTGCCTGGAATGGCTGCTTTGCCAGGACACTTACCTGGTGTAATTTCAACATCGCCATTACCACATGGCATTCCTGGATTTCCACCACCACCCCAAGGAAAATTGGGTGCTTCAAGTAACAGGGACCACTCTCAAACACTACATCCTGCTCAGGTTGCAGTCTACACTACTGACAGCAAACCACTGGATCCCCAACATTCTGCAACAGCAGCTGTCCCAGGGGGATTTTCATTACCTGGTCCACCTTATTACCAGCCACTTCCAGGAACCATTATGACCACAGTCCCACCAGGACAGACTTTTGTACAGGGAACAGTTTTGCCACCGGGCTCTGTTGGTAATGGCTTACTGGTTGCTGCTGTTGGGTTTGTGCCAGGTAGACCACCTCAGTTTGTTCAGCCAGGAATGATATATGGTTCACCTGGAATGGAAATGCCACCAAAAACAGGCGATAAAAAAACTGAGGAGTATCCACAGAAAGGGAGAACGGACACACCACCTGAATCATCACAGCCAGATGCCAAGAGAGCAAAAACAGAGACAGAAGTGAAATAG
- the LOC137997907 gene encoding uncharacterized protein isoform X2, with protein MSSNTTAGEEKSAAYEDVVASSSMTALSHQPSDCSSQGTNSQDDSQGNSQPLSQGEIAQEKNIAKGIIPQSAELQSRSDVALSKSSSGTKATTSAMTPAFSQEKTQQSPASNGFHYSPGLSATSNLSQLAELAANKSAINQIPTNSAQPSIQPHMLGGQTRFVIPSQGLPSSLFGTYTSGPMVHYHGFSSANPSHVPSPFVKGSIIQLTTGDLKRVEDLTTEDFVNSIKLYPEHKLDTSTVVKIDDGTDAAYAHITFTVNSSKKQVTLNCPVEHPFFVYGQGWTSCKPDQSQTKYNLNCQLLKVGDVCIFLSPSTVGVSLTSGPPPQLVAAQPGVMSVPVKSTASASSSTQSSSSVTVSYAQALPGMAALPGHLPGVISTSPLPHGIPGFPPPPQGKLGASSNRDHSQTLHPAQVAVYTTDSKPLDPQHSATAAVPGGFSLPGPPYYQPLPGTIMTTVPPGQTFVQGTVLPPGSVGNGLLVAAVGFVPGRPPQFVQPGMIYGSPGMEMPPKTGDKKTEEYPQKGRTDTPPESSQPDAKRAKTETEVK; from the exons atgtCGAGTAACACCACGGCTGGCGAGGAAAAATCAGCTGCTTATGAAGATGTTGTTGCATCGTCGTCCATGACGGCATTGTCACATCAGCCTTCAGATTGTTCATCACAAGGGACAAACTCACAAG ACGACAGTCAAGGAAATTCTCAGCCTCTTTCACAGGGCGAAATAGCTCAGGAGAAGAACATTGCAAAAGGCATCATTCCTCAAAGTGCAG AATTACAATCAAGAAGTGATGTTGCCTTAAGTAAGAGCAGTTCTGGAACAAAAGCTACTACCTCTGCAATGACACCAGCATTTTCGCAAGAGAAAACCCAACAAAGTCCAGCATCAAATGGTTTTCATTACTCGCCAGGACTCTCTGCCACCAGTAATCTTTCCCAGCTGGCTGAATTAGCAGCCAACAAGTCGGCAATAAATCAAATACCAACAAACAGTGCTCAGCCGTCAATTCAGCCACACATGCTTGGAGGCCAGACAAGATTTGTCATTCCGAGTCAGGGATTACCGTCTAGCTTGTTTGGGACTTATACATCCGGGCCCATGGTTCATTACCATGGGTTTTCTTCAGCAAATCCATCTCATGTTCCTTCACCGTTTGTTAAGGGATCCATCATTCAACTAACCACTGGAGATTTGAAAAGAGTTGAAGATCTCACAACAGAGGATTTTGTAAACAGCATAAAACTGTATCCAGAGCATAAGTTGGATACCAGTACTGTGGTTAAAATAGACGATGGTACGGATGCAGCATATGCTCACATAACCTTCACCGTTAACAGCTCTAAAAAACAG GTTACTCTAAACTGTCCTGTTGAACACCCTTTCTTTGTTTATGGCCAAGGATGGACATCCTGCAAGCCTGACCAATCACAAACAAAGTACAATCTAAACTGTCAGCTCCTCAAGGTGGGTGATGTGTGCATCTTCTTATCGCCTTCCACTGTTGGTGTTTCATTGACAAGTGGGCCACCACCTCAGCTTGTTGCTGCTCAACCTGGGGTTATGTCTGTTCCAGTCAAGTCTACGGCATCTGCAAGCTCCTCAACTCAATCTTCAAGCTCAGTCACAGTGTCTTATGCGCAGGCACTGCCTGGAATGGCTGCTTTGCCAGGACACTTACCTGGTGTAATTTCAACATCGCCATTACCACATGGCATTCCTGGATTTCCACCACCACCCCAAGGAAAATTGGGTGCTTCAAGTAACAGGGACCACTCTCAAACACTACATCCTGCTCAGGTTGCAGTCTACACTACTGACAGCAAACCACTGGATCCCCAACATTCTGCAACAGCAGCTGTCCCAGGGGGATTTTCATTACCTGGTCCACCTTATTACCAGCCACTTCCAGGAACCATTATGACCACAGTCCCACCAGGACAGACTTTTGTACAGGGAACAGTTTTGCCACCGGGCTCTGTTGGTAATGGCTTACTGGTTGCTGCTGTTGGGTTTGTGCCAGGTAGACCACCTCAGTTTGTTCAGCCAGGAATGATATATGGTTCACCTGGAATGGAAATGCCACCAAAAACAGGCGATAAAAAAACTGAGGAGTATCCACAGAAAGGGAGAACGGACACACCACCTGAATCATCACAGCCAGATGCCAAGAGAGCAAAAACAGAGACAGAAGTGAAATAG